Proteins from a single region of Amblyomma americanum isolate KBUSLIRL-KWMA chromosome 10, ASM5285725v1, whole genome shotgun sequence:
- the LOC144107554 gene encoding ectopic P granules protein 5 homolog: MEQVRVKKKPKKKQHSDQPQASTSSACESSSLAVTSAKLDAEGAVASQSCDEKSVVYATPQPSATGDNCDEASGAAPEGVDSSACIDGTDAVLPSYPAEAVTEQQDDGERCPEELNADQVTETVTLAAPKVPTAPAESLDSHYAFPSSSHAATTERCQVGDTKAPAAVAVRSDDALSRNRSIGKLYPELSEIRDNRESMRPFTEDQILMLYESAWLKARKSIVAEFVTLNEERHLNHHELYRLLENYLKSREQLASTQSVVRSLQEDVAQQEACLWDIVPDVVSGKGRCADNKRVTGEHYFQRALYNNDAASAMASSAQKLLKLLGEKHVLHMHNAHTQRVQIDYYFQLLLDAAPFRDMPKNTPVSSGTQPQLAGSVAELRTCISVLYVFLRKAVQDDVFVSDVQSWLRMLGSLLLRVASLADHFFLLNHVVRCPPGIHKWAISLVQIPSPMPWPENTNWRQATVGCQQLDYALAALATILLPVESRAEYLQPLQSALEAASCHEPWVVLDSDGEEDDPPSVVYWRENDVVALLNQVPFAGIFQHLLLVVSEDYDAARTSEQGVLKLIAVASHLVSIFHTGLKTFNHSRYKQLTKRISRLIRHTVQYVSDHWKSFRLTQGANDTAILMRLQIEYDQFFLRAVNCIFYSQSTGAWQFMAVLPYSCVSTVMLWQLLWLLHNNYEEKVQQTHLSPSEICEQLQEKGQKQSFEEKLCSMPQSEVYFLLTSFANMATSREGDGRAFTHVVALEIFQISYLNRNLRQLFAKEGRDLLSSLAQKEPCVVSVLLDAIDDHMMALGVMACYLMQSMPLHLWVPDKQDLDVISHFLLYYPLDSPQSQLARLLIENLNYGFNEQGQLFLQHCLHQQLALLLLEAYNKLCVPFEAAGYVYKQVRYLSYLATGTTGETSTPMGFAAWVWTTLFQLKLHAFDSNHELQLRLVMDETPPPDIVPDLEQCEWLHPLLRASKDLRPPALFLSVSIGTIGHYREQVLGTGLKLVSTLILNEQHAAAVKCIGHILPLFYLHQDMLLGNQQFLEDLQRLVLADNTYLAAAKSLVGSEQQGTVLKELAAMMTCLVQQAKRWGLPSLPIRLWTALLFHLPDTPMHRAAYKPKGRENVMHLLDVVVQLAYFEADCLDSVLAHFTELLATLPAPTASQSMMRSVFSYMLGSQSGSWPAMVPFQSAPTFPWFSLAGMLAEAQLPEVATAWKSLLSAIADSPQVSMEVLVKKTMQAPLDVLLLYRWAYQALQTDADHPALPLIWQQFFSLYLQRCPNGNSAGPRFFECTSYFSLLKKMKRRLSELADHSYQRCANTDEEEPSRDLLERLFKMYRTFSLWLEEPRLQTASIDFSALPSQYCPDALCAIIQGNCQLWHELVSLEEGQRKLQSLQQLPQRPRASRPCRNQQQHCEQAPEERIISRLKTYEGQMPAPSMPMLRPVIPAVPCLAPQVRELVSAQLRVLVGEASTVVGRLDKLTCLDHICREELLPILYDNAAAFVHLSVPCDYREECKGPLHLRLQYYEAREAPDISHKIEKNRTEWVATLTELQRAPPHASCCAQVQLEACLTQLVQRHRQATPGTKEALQKLGSEVFFDVVGFLHKEMVQYLPTRQFVTLCLDMVGEEFVANRADQCLPVLQAILNDPSMVGHVAPFFSPGAANEEQYALMYQSVSSCIIPSLYNAVFVMLSKFDLPGWLMSHEPSKAVRQQLLVAVEKALCKCGISPQAPVLPLVEVFHLHLYSLLQFHFPEHYAFVLAMLLRGTESCSIAVTTWGVFLQALGYCMPDKVVKTYDEEYAKHQCLLTLAEAGGSIDTTADHFTALRKSDASTAKSGLYGRVRPFLPVLPRFFSVIAHCYIWEKLKAPSANLQEAVNTVLRLYGPWLELTDGKSMCLPWLPGDAKDASCMADSLVTVLAFFHHCCQDAWNVNVLSLAWQHYFIKYVWTNPPEYITTAVQTAFATLPWSQFCPSTDDMRLACKLLEAKYSGHLDFLVNVFTQVQWKERLDESLQLAAECVVEYHSCFAELVVSLAWHQNMSAFVATTVGPLHEHEWGMLPVELVSLVQKKLACNCDVRQLLKASPGTDKTMLDFVATLSCMSPGTKRDPNKQLSFVTTLVGLYGPALEAAEVQDVTMLLPQLLDQCQMVQGSVPVLGRALSLLDSGRKGSAQEQALLGGLLPWLDERPGHPVLLAVLAAACTNIASVQHLVCVTEACLAAFFEENTAADGGWAQAAAAFRVPELTVADFREQCAMQGAHLTQMCYLMHCLPQCRSPEDERALLDQLADWVSQGRAGGESEPKLLLLWAKLLTLSLRQLDFGGSPQVVARLLGNFCATLGVLGEDRDTGGLLGALGMGRRSTVSVQFRFCCRVVAAFVAARLTDNAAVANQMLSRLQVLQTTKAYQPLLQEIQEALNIVQDTSLTLGDSLHMIQTLVNFFYCEKAYLRVLFFGTV, from the coding sequence ATGGAGCAAGTAAGAGTGAAGAAGAAACCTAAAAAGAAACAACATTCTGACCAGCCTCAGGCTTCCACGAGCTCCGCATGCGAGTCCAGCAGTCTAGCAGTGACAAGTGCAAAATTGGACGCCGAAGGTGCAGTAGCTTCGCAATCGTGCGACGAGAAGAGCGTTGTTTACGCGACTCCTCAGCCGTCGGCCACTGGTGATAACTGCGATGAGGCAAGCGGCGCTGCTCCTGAAGGTGTGGATTCATCAGCGTGTATCGATGGCACCGATGCAGTGCTGCCCAGCTACCCCGCAGAGGCCGTTACGGAACAACAGGACGATGGCGAAAGGTGCCCGGAAGAGCTCAACGCCGATCAGGTAACGGAAACAGTCACGCTAGCTGCCCCCAAAGTACCAACTGCTCCAGCAGAAAGTCTCGATAGTCACTACGCTTTCCCAAGTTCTTCTCATGCCGCCACAACAGAGCGTTGCCAGGTTGGTGATACCAAAGCGCCCGCCGCAGTCGCGGTTcgcagtgacgatgcgctcagtCGAAACAGAAGCATTGGCAAGTTGTATCCGGAGCTTTCGGAAATACGCGACAATCGAGAGTCTATGCGCCCGTTCACGGAAGACCAGATACTCATGCTGTACGAAAGCGCCTGGCTGAAGGCGAGAAAAAGCATAGTTGCGGAATTCGTGACCCTCAATGAAGAGCGACACTTGAACCACCACGAGCTCTACAGGCTTCTAGAAAATTACCTGAAGTCCAGGGAGCAACTTGCCTCAACACAGTCTGTTGTGCGCAGCTTACAAGAAGATGTCGCTCAGCAAGAAGCATGCCTGTGGGATATTGTGCCGGATGTTGTTAGTGGAAAAGGGAGGTGCGCCGACAACAAGCGAGTCACTGGCGAGCATTATTTTCAGCGCGCACTGTACAACAATGACGCGGCGTCAGCAATGGCGTCGTCTGCGCAGAAGCTGCTCAAGTTGCTTGGAGAAAAGCACGTCTTGCACATGCACAATGCTCATACACAGCGGGTCCAGATCGATTACTATTTCCAGCTGCTCTTGGATGCTGCTCCTTTCCGGGACATGCCAAAGAATACTCCTGTCAGCAGTGGAACGCAGCCGCAACTTGCGGGCAGTGTTGCTGAACTGAGGACATGCATCAGTGTGCTGTATGTGTTTTTGAGGAAGGCCGTGCAAGATGATGTGTTTGTGAGTGACGTGCAATCGTGGTTGCGCATGCTGGGAAGCCTGCTCTTACGAGTGGCTTCCTTGGCTGATCACTTCTTCCTGCTGAACCATGTGGTGCGGTGTCCACCAGGAATCCACAAGTGGGCCATCAGCCTAGTCCAGATACCAAGCCCCATGCCGTGGCCTGAAAACACCAATTGGCGCCAGGCTACGGTAGGCTGCCAACAGCTGGACTATGCGCTGGCGGCATTGGCCACCATTTTGCTGCCAGTTGAAAGCCGCGCAGAGTACCTTCAACCCCTACAAAGCGCCTTAGAGGCAGCCTCCTGCCACGAGCCATGGGTTGTGCTGGACTCTGATGGTGAGGAAGATGATCCACCTTCAGTGGTCTACTGGAGGGAGAACGACGTTGTGGCTCTGCTGAACCAGGTGCCCTTTGCAGGCATCTTCCAACATCTCCTGTTGGTGGTGTCCGAGGACTACGACGCAGCCAGAACTTCCGAGCAAGGTGTTCTCAAGCTGATTGCAGTGGCTTCGCACTTGGTCTCAATTTTCCATACTGGCCTGAAGACGTTTAACCACTCGCGTTACAAGCAGCTAACCAAGAGAATCAGCCGCTTGATTCGTCACACAGTTCAGTATGTCTCGGACCATTGGAAGAGCTTTCGGCTCACGCAAGGTGCAAATGACACGGCCATTCTGATGCGCCTCCAAATTGAGTATGATCAGTTCTTCCTGCGTGCAGTCAACTGCATATTCTACTCCCAGAGCACAGGCGCGTGGCAGTTCATGGCCGTCCTTCCTTACTCTTGCGTGTCAACAGTTATGCTATGGCAGTTGCTGTGGCTCCTGCACAATAATTACGAAGAAAAGGTGCAGCAGACCCATCTGTCTCCGAGCGAAATCTGTGAACAGTTGCAAGAAAAAGGGCAGAAGCAGAGCTTTGAAGAGAAACTGTGCTCCATGCCTCAGTCAGAGGTGTACTTCTTGCTGACTTCATTTGCTAACATGGCTACCTCCAGAGAAGGGGATGGCCGTGCTTTCACTCATGTGGTGGCCCTGGAAATCTTCCAAATCAGCTACCTGAACCGCAACCTGAGGCAGCTGTTTGCCAAGGAAGGACGTGATCTGCTGTCCTCCCTAGCGCAGAAGGAGCCGTGTGTTGTGTCAGTGCTACTGGACGCTATCGACGACCACATGATGGCACTGGGTGTGATGGCTTGCTACCTGATGCAGTCCATGCCCCTGCACCTGTGGGTTCCCGACAAGCAAGACTTGGACGTCATTTCTCATTTCCTTCTCTATTACCCACTTGACTCGCCCCAGAGCCAGTTGGCTCGACTACTCATCGAGAACCTCAACTACGGCTTCAATGAACAGGGCCAACTTTTTCTGCAACACTGCCTGCACCAACAACTTGCACTTCTGCTCCTCGAAGCCTACAATAAGCTGTGCGTTCCGTTTGAGGCAGCTGGCTATGTCTACAAGCAGGTCCGTTACTTGTCGTATCTGGCAACGGGCACCACTGGTGAGACTTCAACGCCCATGGGCTTTGCTGCCTGGGTATGGACAACCCTCTTCCAACTCAAGCTGCATGCATTTGACAGCAACCACGAATTGCAGCTGCGCCTTGTCATGGATGAAACTCCTCCGCCAGACATTGTACCAGATCTCGAACAGTGCGAGTGGCTCCACCCTCTCCTTCGGGCTAGCAAGGACCTGCGCCCTCCAGCTCTCTTTCTGTCGGTTTCTATCGGGACTATTGGTCACTACCGAGAACAGGTGCTTGGCACTGGCCTGAAGCTCGTATCAACTCTGATACTCAAtgagcagcatgcagcagccgtGAAATGCATAGGTCATATCTTGCCACTCTTCTATTTGCATCAGGACATGCTTTTAGGCAACCAGCAGTTCCTGGAAGATTTACAGCGCTTAGTTTTGGCAGACAACACGTACCTGGCAGCAGCCAAAAGTCTTGTGGGGTCGGAACAGCAAGGCACTGTGCTGAAGGAGCTTGCTGCTATGATGACCTGCCTTGTTCAGCAAGCCAAGCGCTGGGGCCTCCCATCACTTCCCATCAGGCTTTGGACAGCACTGCTATTCCACCTTCCTGACACCCCCATGCACAGAGCAGCCTACAAGCCCAAGGGCCGGGAAAATGTCATGCACCTTCTTGACGTTGTGGTACAGCTGGCCTACTTTGAGGCAGACTGTCTTGACAGTGTGCTGGCACACTTTACAGAACTGCTCGCCACCTTGCCAGCGCCCACAGCATCACAATCCATGATGAGGTCAGTGTTCTCCTACATGCTTGGAAGCCAAAGTGGCTCTTGGCCAGCGATGGTGCCCTTCCAGTCGGCACCGACGTTCCCATGGTTTTCCCTGGCAGGGATGCTTGCAGAAGCTCAGCTACCAGAAGTGGCCACTGCCTGGAAGTCCTTGCTGTCTGCCATAGCAGATTCACCCCAGGTGTCCATGGAAGTCCTCGTCAAGAAAACCATGCAGGCACCCTTGGATGTCCTACTGCTGTACCGATGGGCTTACCAGGCTCTACAGACTGATGCAGACCATCCCGCCTTGCCCCTTATAtggcagcaatttttttcccTCTATCTGCAAAGGTGTCCCAATGGTAATAGTGCAGGCCCTCGTTTCTTTGAGTGCACAAGCTATTTCTCTTTGCTGAAGAAAATGAAACGGCGGCTGAGTGAGTTAGCAGACCATAGCTACCAGCGGTGTGCTAACACGGATGAAGAGGAACCATCAAGAGATCTGCTTGAGAGGTTGTTCAAAATGTACCGCACTTTCAGTCTGTGGCTGGAAGAGCCACGCCTTCAGACTGCCAGCATTGACTTCAGTGCCCTGCCATCTCAGTACTGCCCCGATGCACTGTGTGCCATCATTCAAGGAAACTGCCAGCTCTGGCACGAGCTTGTGTCTCTGGAGGAAGGACAGCGCAAGCTCCAGAGCCTTCAGCAGCTTCCCCAGCGACCGCGTGCCAGCCGCCCCTGCAGAAATCAGCAGCAGCATTGTGAACAAGCCCCCGAAGAACGCATCATCTCTCGGCTCAAGACATATGAAGGCCAGATGCCAGCGCCTTCCATGCCAATGCTTCGACCAGTCATTCCCGCCGTGCCTTGCCTTGCACCACAGGTGCGAGAGTTGGTGTCGGCGCAGCTTAGGGTGCTAGTAGGTGAGGCGAGCACAGTCGTTGGCCGGCTGGACAAACTGACCTGCTTGGATCACATTTGCCGGGAGGAACTGTTACCCATTCTCTATGACAACGCTGCTGCGTTTGTGCACCTGTCCGTGCCCTGTGACTACCGTGAGGAGTGCAAAGGCCCGCTGCACCTGAGGCTGCAGTACTACGAAGCACGAGAGGCCCCCGACATTTCGCACAAGATAGAGAAGAACAGGACCGAGTGGGTCGCCACTCTGACAGAGCTGCAGCGTGCTCCACCACATGCCAGTTGCTGCGCACAAGTGCAGCTGGAGGCCTGCCTCACTCAGCTGGTTCAGCGGCACCGTCAGGCCACCCCAGGCACGAAGGAGGCACTGCAGAAGCTGGGCAGTGAAGTCTTCTTTGATGTGGTCGGGTTTCTGCACAAGGAGATGGTGCAATACCTTCCTACAAGACAGTTTGTGACCCTCTGCTTGGACATGGTGGGAGAAGAGTTTGTGGCCAACAGGGCTGATCAGTGCCTGCCTGTGCTGCAAGCGATTCTCAACGACCCGAGCATGGTAGGCCATGTGGCTCCTTTCTTCAGTCCAGGAGCAGCAAATGAAGAACAGTATGCCCTCATGTACCAGTCCGTAAGCTCCTGCATCATTCCAAGCCTCTACAATGCTGTGTTTGTGATGCTCTCCAAGTTTGATCTCCCTGGCTGGCTGATGAGCCACGAGCCCAGCAAGGCTGTGCGACAGCAGCTGCTAGTGGCCGTGGAGAAGGCACTTTGCAAGTGTGGCATCAGTCCGCAAGCACCCGTGTTGCCGCTGGTCGAGGTATTCCACCTTCATCTCTACAGCTTGCTGCAGTTCCACTTTCCTGAGCACTACGCGTTCGTCCTTGCCATGCTGCTCAGAGGCACAGAATCCTGCTCCATTGCCGTGACCACCTGGGGCGTGTTTCTGCAAGCACTGGGTTACTGCATGCCCGACAAGGTAGTGAAGACTTACGACGAGGAGTATGCAAAACATCAGTGCCTGTTGACATTGGCTGAAGCTGGGGGAAGTATAGACACTACAGCAGACCACTTCACCGCCCTAAGAAAATCTGACGCCTCCACAGCAAAGAGTGGCTTGTATGGTCGAGTGAGGCCGTTTCTTCCAGTGCTACCCCGTTTCTTCAGTGTCATCGCACACTGCTACATTTGGGAAAAGCTCAAAGCTCCTAGTGCCAACTTGCAAGAGGCTGTAAACACTGTGCTGCGGCTCTATGGACCCTGGCTGGAACTAACCGACGGCAAGAGTATGTGCTTGCCGTGGCTCCCTGGAGACGCAAAAGATGCTAGCTGCATGGCAGACTCACTTGTTACTGTACTGGCCTTCTttcatcactgctgccaagaTGCCTGGAATGTGAATGTCCTGTCTCTTGCTTGGCAGCACTATTTCATCAAGTATGTGTGGACCAACCCGCCAGAATACATTACCACTGCTGTGCAAACTGCATTTGCCACATTGCCTTGGTCACAGTTTTGCCCCTCCACAGATGACATGAGGCTGGCTTGCAAGCTTTTAGAAGCAAAGTACTCTGGCCACTTGGATTTCCTGGTCAATGTGTTTACGCAAGTGCAGTGGAAGGAACGACTGGACGAATCCCTGCAGCTGGCAGCTGAATGTGTAGTGGAGTACCACTCATGTTTTGCTGAACTGGTTGTCAGCCTTGCATGGCACCAAAACATGTCTGCATTTGTGGCCACCACTGTTGGCCCACTGCATGAGCACGAGTGGGGCATGCTGCCTGTGGAACTGGTCAGCCTTGTCCAAAAGAAGCTTGCCTGCAACTGTGATGTGCGCCAGCTTCTGAAAGCAAGCCCCGGAACTGACAAGACAATGCTGGACTTTGTGGCCACCCTGTCGTGCATGTCACCCGGAACCAAGAGAGACCCAAACAAGCAGCTTTCGTTTGTGACCACGCTCGTTGGACTGTATGGCCCGGCCCTGGAAGCTGCCGAAGTTCAGGACGTGACCATGCTCCtgccgcagctgctcgaccaGTGTCAAATGGTGCAGGGTTCTGTGCCTGTTCTGGGGCGCGCCCTCTCTCTCCTGGACAGTGGCCGCAAGGGCAGCGCGCAAGAGCAGGCACTGCTCGGAGGCCTGCTACCCTGGCTCGACGAACGTCCGGGACATCCAGTCCTGCTGGCTGTGCTGGCAGCAGCCTGCACCAATATCGCGTCAGTGCAACACCTTGTTTGCGTGACGGAAGCCTGCCTCGCTGCGTTTTTCGAAGAAAACACTGCGGCCGACGGTGGCTGGGCGCAGGCGGCAGCCGCTTTCAGGGTTCCCGAGCTGACAGTGGCCGACTTCCGGGAGCAGTGTGCTATGCAGGGTGCGCATCTGACCCAAATGTGCTATCTGATGCACTGTCTGCCGCAGTGCCGCTCTCCTGAAGACGAACGTGCTCTGCTGGACCAGCTGGCCGACTGGGTTTCCCAGGGCCGAGCTGGTGGCGAGTCCGAACccaagctgctgctgctctgggCCAAGTTGCTGACCCTGAGCCTCCGTCAGCTTGACTTTGGTGGCAGCCCACAAGTGGTAGCTCGCCTCCTGGGAAACTTCTGCGCGACGTTGGGTGTCCTGGGTGAAGACCGTGACACAGGTGGCTTGCTCGGAGCTCTGGGCATGGGCCGCCGCTCAACGGTTTCTGTGCAGTTCAGGTTCTGCTGCCGTGTCGTGGCTGCTTTTGTGGCTGCGCGGCTCACTGACAATGCAGCTGTGGCCAACCAGATGCTCTCACGACTTCAGGTCCTACAGACCACCAAAGCATACCAGCCCCTGCTGCAAGAGATCCAAGAAGCCCTGAACATTGTGCAAGACACTAGTCTCACTCTTGGAGACAGCCTGCACATGATTCAAACGCTTGTGAATTTTTTCTACTGTGAAAAGGCTTACCTAAGGGTCCTCTTCTTTGGCACTGTGTAA